The nucleotide sequence AGATAGAGTGCCATTCTGCATATAACTATATAAGAGAAAAACAAGAGAAAAATAAACTTCCAACAAACTTTAACGGAGTTAATGGTATCCCGTATGTTAGAAAACCAGGTTGCCACTTCGGTTGGGACTGGGGTCCATGCGTACCATACTGCGGTATTTTGGATGAGATATATCTCAAGGCTTTCAATGAAGAAATAAAAGATATAGCCATAAAACAAGAGACAAATAAGGAATTATCTAAATTATATGTATCTTGCTTGGGTGCAAAGGATATTTTTATCCTTACTCCAACAAATGAAAAGATTCCTGTTAAGGACGGCTATGCAGAGATTAAGAATCCTGTTCTTTGGTATACAAAGGAAATGTCTAATAAAGAAACTCAACCTTTATATAAGGTAGTCTTTGAAAATGAAGAAGAAGAAGTAATAAAGGAAATAGGTCTTCGCTCATTGTATCTAGATCAAAGCAAGGATGAATACGGCACTAATTTCTGCTTTGTCTTGAATGGAGAAAAGATGTTTGCAAAGGGAGCTAACTTAATCCCATTTGCCGCTATATATGAAGATATAACAAAAGAGATGGTAGACTACTATATTAATCTCGCACTAGAGTCTAACTTCAATATCATCCGTGTATGGGGCGGTGGTTCATATATAGATGAGTACTTCTTGTCTCAGTGTGATAAACTCGGTATTCTTGTATGGCAAGACTTCTGCTTTGCCTGCCAATTATATCCATTCTATGATAAAGACTTCAAAGAAAATGTAATTAAAGAAATAACATATAATGTTATAAGAGAGTCTAATCATCCATGCCTTGCACTGTTTTGTGGTAATAATGAAATAGAAACAATGTATGCCTGGATGAACAGCAATACAAAACTTTTAAAGGCATATAAAGAATTCTTCTATGATGTATGCCCAGATATCTTAAAAGATATAACAAATGTGTCTTATATCCCAACATCTCCTGTTGGCAGTGATTTCATGAAGGATATATCTTCAGATAACCACGGAGATACTCATATGTGGAATGTATGGCATGGCCTTAAGAAACTAGATTATTACGGAAAGAGATATTCAAGGTTCTTATCTGAATTTGGACTAGAATCCCTTCCATCTATGAAGGCAATAAACACATTTGCAAGTGGGGATGAACTAGATATTAACTCTAAATCATTTAATGCACACCAAAAGTGCGGCGGCGGAAATAAGAAAATGCTGTTCTATTTAACAGAGTTCTTCGATTTCCCTAAATACTTTGAAACTCTTCCATACCTTACAGGTATAGTCCAGGCAGAATGTATAAAGAATGCAGCAGTCCACTTTAGACAAAACAAGGGAAGATGTAATGGCGCTATATACTGGCAATATAATGATGTATGGAATTGTCCAAGCTGGAGCTCTGTAGACTTTGAAGGCGTCCCTAAAGCTCTTCAATACAAAGCAAAGGAATTCTTCAAGCCAATTACATTAACGTGTTCTAAAGAAAAGGGAAGAGCCGTTATATTCGCCCACAATGATACTCTTTCTCCTCAAGAGATAGATTTAAAGATCCAAGAGTATGATATTAAGACAGATGAGATAGTCTCAACCTTTGAACAACACTTATCTTTAGATAAGAATAGTTCAGAATATGTAATGGCGCTAAAGACTAATAAGGATTATGCTCTAAAGATTACATGTAATGGAGAGAGCATATACGAGATTATGGATAGACCATATAAGCTCCCGCTTAAGAAGGTTAACTTCAATACATACTTATATGGTAACAAACTAACAATATCTGCAGATACATTTGCATATGATGTTTGTATAGACTCAGATGCTATACCAAAGGATAATTACTTCTCGCTACTTAAGGGAGAGAGTAAGACTATAGAGCTTAGTAAAGAGCATACATATGTAAATATAATATGTGCAAATAACATAGAATATAAAAAGAATAGAGTGGGTAAGGCATTGTTTAGATTCTTCTATAGACTAAAACCTATAAACGTAGCAAGGTATGTATTCTACTCATTAAATTAAAGGAGATAAATTATGACAAAAACAGTTTATATTGAAGGCATGATGTGTAAACACTGCGCGGCAAACGTTAAAAAAGCACTAGAGGCAATAGATGGTATAACTTCAGTAGATGTAGATATTGAAAACAAGAAAGCCATAGTATCTTTAAGCGATGAAATAGCAAATGAAACTATAGAAAATGCTATTAAGGATGAAGGATATACAGTTACTAAGATAGATTAATCCTAATATATCTCAATTTAGTATAAAATTATGCGCTACACGACTTGTGTGGCCATTATTTTGCCCTTATGTATATACATTGTATTGACAATATAATTATAATGTAATACAATTTTGGTATAGAAATGGAGGAGTAAAAGATGGCCATACTGCAAGTTAG is from Clostridiales bacterium and encodes:
- a CDS encoding heavy-metal-associated domain-containing protein; the encoded protein is MTKTVYIEGMMCKHCAANVKKALEAIDGITSVDVDIENKKAIVSLSDEIANETIENAIKDEGYTVTKID